The Mobula birostris isolate sMobBir1 chromosome 14, sMobBir1.hap1, whole genome shotgun sequence genome includes a region encoding these proteins:
- the LOC140210088 gene encoding prickle-like protein 1, producing the protein MSVLDSRSSENTKAASKMTFDFQQNAPSDNDSGCALEEYAWVPPGLKPEQVHQYFRCLPEENIPYVNSIGEKFRVKQLLYQLPPHDNDEKYCQSLSEEEKMELRVFSGQRKREALGRGIVQIFPLTASGALCEKCGVKMNGGDVAVFAQRAGNRTCWHPHCFSCITCQELLVDLIYFYQDGKIYCGRHHADLFKPRCASCDQLIFSEECTEAEGRYWHMDHFSCTECEAVLGGQKYIMKEGQPYCCSCFEMLYAEYCETCREIISIDYGQITYSGHHWHATSSCFCCSQCQKPLLGCAFTYRQGQVFCSILCSQAEEPAGSDSSDSAVQSTQSQESSCIFGLGGDRAATGASGSSSPENPHCHQTAGTLPADRAEPRLQWGDIPSGNGDLVLALNSRCRSPVQIQQWQTSYKMAESRGGEERVEALHSDCVPEERGRPVGILNQNQELLNGSSQSVMSCNFSWLKGGLENAMKVIDHTAIVTKGQDDWSVDKQAGATELPSLDQSSPFRQQPDTYCSQQVSRPGDVSEGSINIMRNKHSQCSDTQSGMENHTQDQQGKTGSSLQSLRDKMTGQKTGRSQLEFSATSQSTGTVSEDKYKTPKPFRPADETGKEFEMQASSGILKPFSHHKRSTESLHLAGKQPEGAPQRSKRKPDSASPLRRTAAQIRPQKITFSDTVVSQPVEGERWQQGPMSEQTQRKVFRHKGGYRSCQHHSGKVQRSCSDEALRTITERSTESPNNRMYSEHYNQLIHTAGCPQPQTKPRRRQQTFHGTGRGVFQNSNPNNVLGLHCGDDDGCCSTCSSSSSDSEEEGYFLGQPIPRPKTSSGLHFSREPWKPGRTPEIMSAQRGKADRKRENKSKNCTIA; encoded by the exons ATGTCTGTGCTCGATTCCAGGTCTTCAGAGAACACAAAGGCAGCCAGCAAGATGACCTTTGACTTCCAACAGAACGCTCCATCGGACAACGACTCCGGCTGTGCTCTGGAGGAGTACGCATGGGTCCCCCCAGGACTCAAGCCCGAACAG GTCCACCAATACTTCCGCTGCCTCCCAGAGGAAAACATCCCGTACGTCAACAGCATCGGGGAGAAGTTCCGTGTGAAACAGCTCCTCTATCAGCTCCCGCCTCACGACAATGAT GAAAAGTACTGCCAGTCGCTCAGTGAAGAGGAAAAGATGGAACTGCGCGTTTTCAGCGGACAGCGGAAGAGGGAAGCCCTGGGCCGCGGAATCGTCCAGATCTTCCCGCTAACTGCATCCGGGGCGCTGTGTGAAAAG TGTGGAGTGAAGATGAACGGGGGTGACGTGGCCGTCTTCGCTCAGAGAGCAGGGAACCGGACCTGTTGGCACCCACACTGCTTTAGCTGCATCACCTGCCAGGAGCTACTTGTCGACCTCATATACTTCTACCAGGATGGGAAGATATACTGTGGTCGACACCACGCTGACCTCTTTAAACCCCGCTGTGCATCATGTGACCAG TTGATCTTTTCGGAAGAGTGCACGGAGGCAGAAGGCAGATACTGGCACATGGACCACTTCAGCTGTACTGAATGTGAAGCCGTTCTCGGAGGACAGAAGTACATTATGAAGGAGGGACAGCCGTACTGCTGCAGCTGTTTCGAAATGCTGTACGCTGAGTACTGCGAGACTTGCAGGGAGATCATCA GTATTGACTATGGACAAATCACCTACAGTGGGCACCACTGGCATGCAACCAGCTCTTGTTTCTGTTGCTCTCAGTGCCAGAAGCCTCTCTTGGGATGCGCCTTCACCTACAGGCAGGGCCAGGTCTTCTGCTCGATCCTGTGCAGCCAAGCGGAGGAGCCTGCCGGCTCCGATTCCTCGGATTCCGCGGTTCAGTCGACGCAGTCCCAGGAATCGAGCTGCATTTTCGGTCTTGGAGGGGACCGCGCGGCCACTGGTGCTTCAGGCAGCTCCTCGCCCGAGAACCCTCACTGCCACCAGACCGCCGGGACACTGCCCGCGGACCGCGCAGAGCCCCGCCTCCAATGGGGGGACATCCCCAGTGGTAACGGTGACCTTGTCTTGGCTCTCAACAGCCGGTGCAGGAGTCCTGTCCAGATCCAACAATGGCAGACCAGCTACAAGATGGCTGAATCTCGGGGTGGAGAAGAGAGGGTAGAGGCGTTGCACTCAGACTGCGTGCCGGAAGAGAGGGGGCGTCCAGTCGGAATACTGAACCAGAATCAGGAACTACTAAATGGAAGTAGCCAATCGGTAATGTCCTGCAACTTCAGTTGGCTTAAAGGTGGACTGGAGAATGCCATGAAAGTTATTGACCATACTGCCATTGTAACTAAAGGGCAGGATGACTGGTCTGTTGACAAGCAGGCCGGAGCCACAGAACTTCCTTCTCTTGATCAGAGCTCGCCGTTCAGGCAGCAGCCGGACACTTACTGCTCTCAGCAGGTGAGCCGGCCTGGGGACGTGTCGGAAGGCTCCATCAACATCATGCGGAACAAACACAGCCAGTGCTCAGACACTCAAAGTGGGATGGAAAATCACACACAGGATCAGCAGGGAAAGACAGGAAGTTCACTGCAGAGCTTGCGAGACAAGATGACGGGGCAGAAAACTGGAAGAAGCCAGCTGGAATTCTCAGCAACCAGCCAGAGCACAG GAACTGTGAGCGAAGACAAATACAAGACTCCAAAACCATTCAGGCCCGCTGACGAGACTGGAAAAGAATTTGAAATGCAGGCCAGCTCTGGAATTCTGAAGCCATTCTCCCATCACAAGAGAAGCACAGAGTCCCTCCACCTCGCGGGCAAGCAGCCCGAGGGAGCTCCACAAAGATCGAAGCGAAAGCCAGACTCTGCCTCCCCACTGCGAAGAACTGCGGCCCAAATCCGACCCCAGAAGATCACCTTCTCCGACACGGTGGTCTCGCAGCctgtggagggagagagatggcAGCAGGGGCCCATGAGTGAACAGACTCAGAGGAAAGTGTTCAGGCACAAAGGGGGCTACCGTAGCTGCCAGCACCACTCgggaaaggttcaaaggtcatgTTCTGATGAAGCCCTCCGCACAATCACCGAGAGATCTACAGAGAGTCCAAATAACCGTATGTACTCAGAACATTACAATCAGTTGATCCACACAGCTGGGTGCCCTCAACCGCAAACAAAACCACGGCGCAGACAGCAGACCTTCCACGGGACAGGGCGCGGTGTCTTCCAGAACTCCAACCCGAATAACGTCTTGGGCCTGCACTGCGGAGACGACGACGGCTGCTGTTCCACGTGCTCTTCCTCATCCTCCGACTCGGAGGAGGAGGGCTATTTCCTCGGACAGCCTATCCCGCGGCCAAAGACCAGCAGCGGCCTCCACTTCAGTCGGGAGCCCTGGAAACCCGGCCGCACACCTGAAATCATGTCAGCGCAGAGAGGTAAAGCGGACAGGAAGAGGGAAAACAAGAGTAAAAACTGCACCATCGCCTAG